One window from the genome of Microbulbifer pacificus encodes:
- the ilvA gene encoding threonine ammonia-lyase, biosynthetic: MPMSYIKRILDARIYDVAIETPLEPMRQLSHRLGNRILLKREDLQPVFSFKIRGAYNKLLKLAPEQRAKGVICASAGNHAQGLALGAQQLGVRATIVMPSTTPAIKVNAVRMRGAEVVLHGDTFDEAAARARALVEERGLVFIHPYDDPDVIAGQGTVAMELLRQQPGTLDAVFIPVGGGGLAAGMAAYIKYVRPEIKVFAVEPEDAACLKLAMDEGNREGRLSQVGLFADGVAVAQIGEETYRVLRETIDGVLTVTTDEICAAIKDIFEDTRSIAEPAGAVGLAGLKKYAEQQGEQNLTLATVCSGANTNFDRLRYISERTEIGEKREAVLAVTIPEKPGSYLQFCRDMGDRAITEFNYRFAGGTGRNANSGEAHIFVGMQVATDADRAQLVSQLQSGGYRVTDLTDNEMAKLHIRHLVGGRAPGIHDEVVYRFEFPERPGALRKFLEQLAGRWNITLFHYRNHGAAYGRVLVGLEVVEAERPALRALLDQLQYPFWEETENPAYRFFLSRSE, translated from the coding sequence ATGCCCATGTCCTATATCAAGCGCATTTTAGACGCGCGTATTTACGATGTCGCCATCGAAACCCCGCTGGAGCCCATGCGCCAGCTGTCCCACCGCTTAGGCAACCGCATTCTGCTGAAGCGCGAAGACCTGCAACCAGTGTTTTCCTTCAAGATTCGCGGTGCCTACAACAAACTGCTCAAGCTCGCGCCGGAACAGCGCGCCAAGGGCGTCATCTGCGCCTCTGCCGGCAACCACGCCCAGGGGCTGGCACTGGGCGCTCAACAGCTGGGGGTGCGCGCCACTATCGTGATGCCATCGACGACACCGGCGATCAAGGTGAACGCGGTGCGTATGCGTGGCGCCGAGGTGGTCCTGCACGGCGATACCTTCGACGAGGCCGCGGCGCGAGCGCGGGCGCTGGTGGAGGAGCGCGGCCTGGTGTTCATTCACCCTTATGACGACCCGGATGTAATTGCCGGGCAGGGCACCGTGGCCATGGAGCTGCTGCGCCAGCAACCGGGTACTCTCGATGCGGTGTTCATACCTGTGGGCGGCGGCGGTCTCGCTGCGGGTATGGCGGCTTACATCAAGTACGTGCGCCCGGAGATCAAGGTCTTTGCGGTGGAACCGGAGGATGCCGCCTGCCTGAAACTGGCGATGGATGAAGGCAACCGCGAGGGGCGTTTGTCCCAGGTGGGCCTGTTTGCCGACGGCGTGGCGGTGGCGCAGATTGGCGAGGAGACCTACCGGGTGTTGCGCGAGACCATCGATGGCGTTCTTACCGTGACCACCGATGAGATCTGTGCGGCCATCAAGGATATTTTTGAAGACACCCGCTCCATTGCCGAGCCCGCCGGCGCAGTGGGGCTTGCCGGTCTCAAGAAATACGCCGAGCAACAGGGTGAGCAGAACCTGACGCTAGCAACGGTGTGCAGTGGCGCCAATACCAATTTTGACCGCCTGCGCTATATCAGCGAGCGCACCGAGATCGGTGAAAAACGCGAAGCGGTGCTGGCGGTGACCATTCCTGAGAAGCCGGGCAGCTATCTGCAGTTCTGCCGCGACATGGGCGATCGCGCCATCACCGAATTCAACTATCGGTTCGCTGGCGGCACCGGGCGCAATGCCAACAGTGGCGAGGCACACATCTTCGTCGGTATGCAGGTGGCGACGGATGCGGATCGCGCGCAGCTGGTATCGCAATTGCAGAGTGGGGGTTACCGGGTTACGGATCTCACTGACAATGAAATGGCGAAGCTGCATATCCGCCACCTGGTGGGCGGGCGCGCACCGGGCATCCATGATGAGGTGGTGTACCGCTTCGAGTTTCCGGAGCGCCCGGGGGCGCTGCGCAAGTTCCTCGAGCAGCTGGCGGGGCGCTGGAACATTACCCTGTTCCACTACCGCAACCACGGTGCCGCCTACGGCCGGGTGTTGGTGGGGCTGGAAGTCGTCGAGGCCGAGCGCCCGGCACTGAGGGCTCTGCTTGATCAGCTGCAGTACCCGTTCTGGGAGGAGACCGAAAATCCCGCCTATCGCTTTTTTCTGTCGCGGAGCGAGTGA
- the rpiA gene encoding ribose-5-phosphate isomerase RpiA — MNQDQLKQAVARAAVEYITPMLEADTIVGVGTGSTANYFIDFLAEKKGLFDGTVASSEASAERLKSHGIPVYDLNAVDGIRVYVDGADETNPLLQLIKGGGAALTREKIVAACSEEFVCIADESKWVEVLGKFPLPVEVIPMARSYVAREIVKLGGDPVYREGVTTDNGNVILDVHNMQIAKPLELEDAINNITGVVTNGLFAARPADILLLGTADGVKTIKSKV, encoded by the coding sequence ATGAATCAGGATCAGCTCAAACAGGCCGTCGCCCGCGCCGCCGTGGAATACATCACCCCCATGCTGGAGGCAGACACCATTGTGGGTGTCGGCACCGGCTCCACCGCCAACTACTTCATCGACTTCCTGGCGGAAAAGAAAGGCCTGTTCGACGGCACCGTAGCGAGCTCCGAGGCCTCCGCCGAGCGGCTCAAATCTCACGGCATTCCGGTCTACGACCTGAATGCGGTCGACGGCATCCGCGTGTACGTGGACGGTGCCGATGAAACCAACCCGCTGCTGCAGCTGATCAAGGGCGGCGGCGCCGCGCTGACCCGCGAGAAAATCGTCGCCGCCTGCTCAGAAGAGTTTGTGTGCATCGCCGATGAAAGCAAGTGGGTGGAAGTATTGGGCAAATTTCCGCTGCCGGTGGAAGTAATCCCCATGGCACGCTCGTATGTGGCGCGCGAAATTGTCAAACTGGGTGGCGATCCGGTGTACCGCGAGGGCGTGACCACCGACAACGGCAATGTCATCCTCGATGTGCACAATATGCAGATCGCCAAACCGCTGGAGCTGGAAGACGCCATCAACAACATCACCGGTGTGGTCACCAACGGCCTGTTCGCCGCGCGACCGGCTGATATCCTGTTGCTCGGCACTGCCGATGGTGTGAAGACCATCAAATCAAAAGTTTAA
- a CDS encoding transglycosylase SLT domain-containing protein — translation MTYKNKKLILALLLLPTLLAAGCATTPPSNTDDLCEIFREKDGWYHDAAKSARKWNTPISTMMATLHQESRFVHDAKPPRTKILWIIPGPRPSDAYGYAQALGTTWKTYQRASSNYGGDRDDFADAIDFVGWYHNASQRQCGIKSNDTYHLYLAYHEGQGGFNRRTYRNKKWLQDVAHKVSSRAQTYQRQLNSCEASLKKRKKFFGIF, via the coding sequence ATGACCTACAAAAATAAGAAACTGATCCTGGCGCTGCTCCTGCTGCCGACCCTGCTGGCCGCAGGCTGCGCCACCACACCACCCAGCAATACCGACGATCTGTGCGAAATTTTTCGCGAAAAGGACGGCTGGTATCACGACGCAGCCAAATCCGCGCGCAAGTGGAACACCCCGATCTCCACCATGATGGCCACACTGCACCAGGAATCCCGCTTCGTGCACGATGCCAAACCGCCGCGCACCAAAATCCTGTGGATTATCCCCGGACCGCGCCCCTCCGATGCCTACGGTTATGCCCAGGCACTCGGGACCACCTGGAAAACATACCAGCGTGCTTCCAGCAACTACGGTGGCGACCGCGACGACTTTGCCGACGCGATCGACTTCGTCGGTTGGTACCACAACGCCAGTCAGCGCCAGTGCGGCATCAAATCCAACGACACCTATCACCTGTACCTCGCCTACCACGAAGGCCAGGGCGGCTTTAATCGCCGCACCTACCGCAACAAGAAATGGCTACAGGATGTCGCCCACAAGGTGTCATCTCGGGCGCAGACTTATCAGCGGCAACTGAACAGTTGCGAGGCATCGCTGAAAAAACGAAAAAAATTCTTCGGAATCTTCTGA
- a CDS encoding DUF4168 domain-containing protein encodes MKPTAIYSAALALALAVSSAFAETAVTDAQLTKFADAYRAIVVLSQEYAPKIKAAADAAAAEAINVEAQAKMLSAVQGAGLSKEQYQEIATQLRNDPALLQRVNDILQKTAAPQ; translated from the coding sequence ATGAAGCCAACCGCCATCTACTCCGCCGCACTCGCCCTGGCTCTCGCTGTTTCCAGTGCCTTTGCGGAAACCGCCGTAACCGACGCGCAACTGACAAAATTTGCCGACGCCTACCGCGCTATCGTAGTCCTGAGCCAGGAGTATGCCCCGAAAATCAAGGCCGCCGCCGATGCCGCCGCCGCCGAGGCAATCAATGTGGAAGCCCAGGCAAAAATGCTGTCTGCGGTACAGGGGGCGGGCCTCAGCAAGGAACAGTACCAGGAAATTGCCACGCAACTGCGCAACGATCCTGCACTGCTTCAGCGCGTAAACGATATCCTGCAGAAAACGGCCGCGCCCCAGTAG
- a CDS encoding helix-turn-helix domain-containing protein encodes MAQVSDSELNPTICRRLLIAYLIEQLPRPNNPALEEITGWPRRTIQDVIAKGLPGHGTLVEFVQQGVRNNDGFYELKAWGSIDGRWVRANLDAIAQVLELAPERLPAP; translated from the coding sequence ATGGCCCAAGTTTCCGATAGTGAACTCAACCCCACCATCTGTCGTCGCCTGCTGATCGCCTACCTGATCGAACAGCTGCCGCGCCCGAACAATCCCGCGCTGGAAGAAATAACCGGTTGGCCTCGCCGCACCATTCAGGATGTTATTGCCAAGGGGCTGCCGGGACACGGCACGCTGGTGGAGTTTGTACAACAGGGGGTGCGCAACAATGATGGCTTTTACGAGCTGAAGGCGTGGGGGTCTATTGATGGTCGCTGGGTACGCGCCAATCTGGACGCGATTGCACAGGTGCTGGAACTGGCGCCGGAGCGATTGCCGGCGCCATAG
- a CDS encoding S8 family peptidase yields the protein MSKKYFVMTALSASVWLLSSGAWAAEGKLVVRFKEVTHPYVEPSYSQRASRLQHSGELKARFPRRAGRSTLAPRDIKRNEAYRRFRLDRYFEMPIPAGSSWAQINNLVSTLSGNVEVEEVYFEPVPEPATVAEPAAVPDFSDQQGYLYGREGNPSSSYILGGVDAHYAWTLPGGDGSGVDVVSNEIGGFNYNHLDLPQPFMVVGSYVIDGHDTASAGIIASLDNGFGTTGIAHGARLGYAQYGVDRMIQAAEQLPRGSVMQVGIHYRHDSLDQYLGCGSSCYMPLDYYDGPYDAVRYITQELGIHVVAAAGNGSINLDHSYFNGRFDSTRRDSGSFLVGAANPGNGLRASFSNYGSRVNAFSWGWNVVTTGYGSLHNESNAEYTATFSGTSSANPIVAGAVASLQGIAKAAGIGALETGEMRDLVTMTGYPMLNGIGSTIGTHPDLRAAAELLLADVGGNSAPLVSVPESIVVAEGQNFELIADSTDPDGDPLGYQWTAPGLTLVDGSGATASFIAPQVDDDTVYEVTVAVSDGKATTYAKVTVTVADSPAESCDMSDPNAGSYPSWDSGTVYTGGDQVSHNQLVWRANYWTQNNEPGDAAPQWTLVSDVEVAWSASATYLGGDEVNHGASRYRAQWWTRGDEPGVAGVWVNIGPSSCN from the coding sequence GTGAGCAAAAAATACTTTGTTATGACAGCGCTGTCGGCATCCGTATGGCTGCTTTCCAGTGGAGCTTGGGCGGCCGAAGGGAAACTGGTAGTGCGATTCAAAGAAGTGACACACCCGTATGTTGAGCCGAGCTATTCCCAGCGCGCGAGCCGACTACAACACAGTGGCGAGCTGAAGGCTCGCTTTCCTCGCCGTGCTGGTCGTTCGACATTGGCGCCGCGCGATATCAAGCGCAACGAGGCCTACCGGCGTTTTCGGCTCGACCGCTATTTCGAGATGCCGATTCCTGCGGGCTCCAGTTGGGCGCAGATTAACAACCTGGTCTCCACCCTCTCGGGGAATGTTGAAGTGGAAGAGGTGTATTTCGAACCAGTACCCGAACCGGCCACAGTTGCCGAGCCGGCTGCTGTTCCCGATTTTTCTGATCAGCAGGGCTACCTGTATGGCCGGGAGGGCAATCCGTCCAGCAGTTATATCCTCGGTGGTGTTGATGCTCACTACGCGTGGACCCTGCCTGGGGGAGATGGAAGCGGCGTAGATGTAGTGAGCAACGAGATAGGTGGGTTCAACTATAACCACTTGGATTTGCCGCAGCCATTTATGGTCGTCGGGAGCTATGTGATCGATGGTCACGATACGGCGAGTGCCGGCATCATTGCCTCACTGGACAATGGCTTTGGTACTACAGGTATTGCCCACGGTGCCCGCCTGGGGTATGCCCAATATGGCGTGGACCGCATGATTCAGGCGGCGGAGCAATTACCGCGGGGCAGTGTCATGCAGGTGGGAATTCACTATCGTCACGACAGTCTGGATCAATATCTTGGCTGCGGCAGTAGCTGCTATATGCCGCTCGATTATTATGACGGCCCTTACGATGCGGTGCGCTATATCACTCAGGAACTGGGAATACATGTGGTGGCTGCCGCGGGCAATGGCAGCATCAACCTGGATCACAGTTATTTCAATGGCCGTTTCGATTCGACCCGCCGGGACTCGGGCAGCTTCCTGGTGGGCGCGGCAAATCCTGGAAATGGTCTGCGTGCCAGTTTTAGCAATTATGGCTCGCGGGTAAATGCGTTCTCATGGGGGTGGAATGTTGTTACCACCGGCTACGGTAGCTTGCACAACGAAAGCAACGCTGAATATACCGCTACATTTAGCGGAACCTCTTCCGCTAACCCTATTGTTGCGGGTGCTGTGGCCAGTCTTCAGGGTATTGCCAAAGCGGCTGGAATCGGCGCATTGGAAACCGGGGAAATGCGAGACCTGGTTACCATGACCGGATACCCGATGTTGAATGGAATTGGTTCCACCATTGGGACTCATCCTGATTTGCGTGCAGCCGCAGAATTGTTACTGGCGGATGTCGGTGGCAATAGCGCCCCCCTGGTCTCGGTACCCGAGAGTATTGTGGTGGCTGAAGGTCAGAATTTTGAACTCATCGCCGATAGCACGGATCCCGATGGTGATCCACTGGGCTACCAGTGGACTGCGCCGGGCTTGACGCTGGTCGACGGCAGTGGAGCGACCGCCAGCTTCATCGCGCCACAGGTGGACGACGATACCGTCTACGAAGTTACCGTGGCGGTCAGCGATGGCAAAGCTACCACCTACGCAAAAGTGACAGTTACCGTTGCGGACAGTCCGGCGGAGAGCTGTGACATGTCAGACCCCAATGCGGGAAGTTATCCGAGCTGGGACAGCGGAACCGTCTACACGGGTGGCGACCAAGTAAGTCACAACCAGTTAGTGTGGCGGGCAAATTACTGGACGCAGAATAACGAGCCTGGCGATGCTGCGCCTCAATGGACGCTTGTTAGTGACGTGGAGGTCGCTTGGAGTGCAAGCGCGACTTACCTCGGCGGTGATGAGGTCAATCATGGAGCGAGTCGCTATCGTGCCCAGTGGTGGACGCGCGGTGACGAACCGGGGGTAGCCGGGGTTTGGGTCAATATCGGGCCATCGAGTTGCAATTGA
- a CDS encoding AraC family transcriptional regulator → METESINVEQEATNGFETRGILAAAVFAHLAGARAAGVDCEQLLLDAGIAPTEARASEARIGREQLARLLRLLWDQLGDESGGYLARPWLPGTFAMMGHATLSSPTLRRALLRSSRFVAMVSDDLHIKLVEDGEEAKLIFHHGNHKQLPNQNFVESLSVIWLRFFSWLIDRTILLERVHLAFPPPDYDEEYNDMFPCRHYFNQRETCLVFNTRYLGMPLVRDAQQLSEFLARAPECLLAQYKSDNSFTGRIRRMLQSHNSIENLSLDDVAERLFTSPQTLRRRLKDEGNSWQDIKDSVRRDMAMYQLKQQETAVAEIAERLGFSEPSAFNRAFKKWTGLAPGAYREKHRG, encoded by the coding sequence GTGGAGACAGAATCCATCAACGTAGAACAGGAAGCCACCAACGGCTTTGAGACCCGCGGTATTCTCGCCGCTGCCGTTTTCGCACACCTGGCCGGTGCCCGCGCCGCCGGAGTCGACTGTGAACAGTTACTACTGGATGCCGGCATAGCGCCCACCGAAGCGCGAGCATCCGAGGCCCGTATCGGCCGCGAACAGCTGGCACGCCTGCTGCGCCTGTTGTGGGATCAACTGGGAGACGAATCCGGCGGTTACCTGGCCCGCCCCTGGTTGCCCGGGACCTTCGCCATGATGGGCCACGCTACCCTTAGTAGCCCCACCCTGCGCCGTGCGCTGCTGCGCTCCTCGCGCTTTGTCGCCATGGTGAGTGACGACCTGCACATCAAACTGGTGGAAGACGGTGAGGAAGCCAAGCTGATCTTCCACCACGGCAATCACAAACAACTGCCAAACCAGAACTTTGTCGAATCCCTCTCCGTGATCTGGCTGCGTTTTTTCAGCTGGCTGATCGACCGCACCATTTTGCTGGAGCGGGTTCACCTCGCGTTTCCTCCTCCGGATTACGACGAGGAATACAACGATATGTTTCCCTGCCGGCACTACTTCAATCAGCGGGAAACCTGCCTGGTGTTCAATACCCGTTACCTCGGTATGCCGCTGGTGCGTGATGCCCAGCAACTGAGCGAATTCCTCGCGCGCGCCCCTGAGTGTCTGCTGGCCCAGTACAAATCCGACAACAGTTTCACCGGCCGCATCCGTCGCATGCTGCAGAGCCACAACAGTATCGAGAACCTGTCGCTGGACGATGTGGCCGAGCGCCTGTTCACCTCGCCGCAAACCCTGCGTCGACGCCTGAAAGACGAGGGCAACAGCTGGCAGGACATCAAGGATTCCGTGCGCCGCGACATGGCCATGTACCAGTTGAAGCAACAGGAAACCGCCGTGGCGGAAATCGCCGAGCGGCTCGGCTTTTCCGAACCCAGCGCGTTCAATCGCGCCTTTAAAAAGTGGACCGGTCTCGCTCCTGGCGCCTACCGCGAAAAACATCGCGGTTGA
- a CDS encoding OmpA family protein: MADNLLEMAVRHLGSSGLGALGNALGLPDGKSESAFTTGAASVLAGMLNKAGSESGLGALLNMATKSTGMDLSNPADIFTSPDKMTSLQDLGGNIVESLFGDKRDGVLSALTGALGLNGTKGSSLLRIAAPVIMSLVGKLVKSKGLNMEGLAALLLGQKAHIKDKLPPGLLKELGASNLDELAERTVVETTPRQTARAATPPPTVKKSGWGKWLWPLLIALGVLWALNMCAKKERVDDGTGAVITEQDDVIVEETPATPPEETDTTPAPEVTEETDTVVVEDFGQQLRDYLASASRDPNREFPLNIEFPTDGSMPNAASLPDVQTLITIMQENPGLTIAIEGHTDSDGDAGANQKLSEARAQAVMQMLTSAGIDAARVTAVGVGSANPVADNSTEEGKQKNRRIAVKVTAFEQQ, translated from the coding sequence ATGGCTGACAATCTACTGGAAATGGCGGTGCGCCATTTGGGTTCATCTGGTCTCGGTGCGCTCGGCAATGCCCTGGGGCTGCCGGACGGAAAAAGTGAATCAGCGTTCACCACCGGCGCGGCATCGGTGCTCGCAGGCATGTTGAACAAGGCCGGCAGCGAGAGCGGGTTGGGTGCGCTGTTGAATATGGCCACCAAAAGCACCGGCATGGATCTTTCCAATCCAGCGGATATTTTTACCAGCCCGGACAAGATGACCAGTCTGCAGGATCTGGGTGGCAATATCGTTGAGTCCCTGTTTGGTGACAAGCGAGACGGCGTACTCAGTGCGCTGACCGGCGCACTGGGTCTGAACGGGACCAAGGGCAGCAGTCTCCTGCGTATTGCCGCACCGGTGATCATGTCACTGGTGGGCAAGCTGGTAAAAAGCAAGGGCCTGAACATGGAGGGTTTGGCGGCGCTGCTGTTGGGACAGAAAGCGCATATCAAAGACAAACTGCCTCCGGGCCTGCTGAAAGAACTGGGCGCTTCCAATCTCGATGAGTTGGCGGAGCGCACCGTAGTGGAAACCACGCCGCGTCAGACCGCGAGAGCGGCGACACCTCCACCGACGGTGAAAAAAAGTGGCTGGGGAAAATGGCTGTGGCCACTGCTGATCGCACTTGGCGTACTCTGGGCGCTGAACATGTGTGCGAAGAAGGAGCGGGTGGATGACGGCACCGGCGCGGTGATCACGGAGCAGGACGACGTTATCGTCGAGGAAACCCCGGCGACACCACCGGAAGAGACGGATACCACACCGGCTCCGGAAGTTACCGAAGAGACGGATACGGTCGTGGTTGAAGATTTCGGCCAGCAACTGCGGGATTACCTGGCCAGTGCCAGCCGCGATCCGAACCGCGAGTTCCCGTTGAATATCGAGTTCCCCACCGATGGCAGCATGCCAAACGCCGCCTCTCTGCCGGATGTGCAGACGCTGATTACGATCATGCAGGAGAATCCCGGCCTGACCATCGCCATCGAAGGTCACACCGATTCTGACGGCGATGCCGGTGCGAATCAGAAACTGTCGGAAGCTCGCGCCCAGGCGGTGATGCAGATGCTGACGAGTGCCGGTATTGACGCGGCCCGTGTGACGGCGGTAGGTGTCGGCTCTGCCAACCCCGTCGCGGACAACAGCACCGAAGAGGGCAAGCAGAAAAATCGCCGTATCGCGGTGAAGGTGACTGCCTTCGAGCAGCAATAA
- a CDS encoding VF530 family DNA-binding protein, whose amino-acid sequence MQESQPNNPLHGVKLADIVEALEAHYGWEGLAERIDINCFKNDPSVKSSLKFLRKTPWARSKVEALYIATFCQENPWIKS is encoded by the coding sequence ATGCAGGAATCACAGCCGAACAACCCACTGCACGGCGTCAAGCTCGCGGATATCGTCGAGGCGCTGGAAGCGCACTACGGTTGGGAGGGGCTGGCAGAACGGATTGATATCAACTGTTTCAAGAATGACCCATCGGTAAAATCCAGCCTGAAATTCCTGCGCAAGACCCCCTGGGCCCGCAGCAAGGTTGAGGCGCTATATATCGCCACATTCTGTCAGGAAAACCCCTGGATAAAATCCTGA